The following proteins are co-located in the Tripterygium wilfordii isolate XIE 37 chromosome 2, ASM1340144v1, whole genome shotgun sequence genome:
- the LOC120007921 gene encoding mitogen-activated protein kinase kinase kinase 17-like has translation MEKEIISLYIPLKSSVTNSRSEMEKQSTNMVSWFRGKCIGRGSFGTVSVAVNKSEDTVFAVKSVEITACATTSPHLECLENEIRILRSLSSPYVVEYLGDDVSFEPKMTSYRNLHMEYMPGGTVADVAGRVDERTVRSFTFCLVSALREVHSRGIVHCDVKGNNVLVGSGWGSAKLADFGSAMRIGEQFEDNRNAPMLPRGSPLWMAPEVIRCEYQGPESDVWSLGCTVIEMVTGKPAWEDHGIDTLSLIGFSGELPEFPIQLSELGRDFLEKCLRREPSQRWSCDRLLEHPFIISASSSNNSALESSPRGALDWVDSEFEEDDDIETSSTLSNSIDDDQLRGRIGKLTTSRGSIWESNGGWIVVRGNDAGGVTEEDGTSTEYADSVKISEENRERTRWEFTNYGGSEQQCRHVACPTLGGLHRHGSKKWGLIAVEGRVILLYNYLKLFKYRLLLLSIYFHPSKFLGFNNYIIFLVRNFNLCK, from the coding sequence ATGGAAAAAGAAATCATCAGTCTATATATACCTCTGAAATCCTCAGTCACGAATTCACGCAGTGAGATGGAAAAACAGAGCACAAACATGGTTTCTTGGTTTAGAGGAAAGTGCATAGGCAGAGGCTCTTTTGGCACCGTCAGCGTCGCAGTTAACAAATCAGAAGACACTGTTTTTGCTGTCAAGTCCGTTGAGATAACCGCGTGTGCCACTACGAGTCCTCATCTTGAGTGTTTGGAGAATGAAATCAGGATTCTCCGGTCCCTGTCTTCACCGTATGTCGTTGAGTATCTCGGCGATGACGTTTCTTTCGAGCCCAAGATGACGTCGTATCGGAACCTTCACATGGAATACATGCCAGGTGGCACCGTTGCTGATGTGGCGGGGCGCGTGGACGAGAGGACTGTAAGGTCCTTCACCTTCTGCTTAGTCTCTGCTTTGAGGGAAGTGCATTCGAGAGGCATAGTGCACTGCGATGTGAAAGGGAATAATGTGTTGGTGGGTTCAGGTTGGGGCTCCGCGAAGCTTGCGGATTTCGGGTCGGCTATGCGGATCGGAGAGCAGTTTGAAGACAACAGGAATGCTCCAATGCTGCCACGTGGTAGCCCTTTGTGGATGGCGCCGGAGGTAATTCGTTGCGAATATCAGGGGCCAGAGAGCGACGTGTGGTCTCTGGGCTGTACAGTCATAGAGATGGTCACCGGAAAACCGGCGTGGGAGGATCACGGAATTGACACACTGAGTCTTATCGGTTTCTCCGGTGAGTTGCCCGAGTTCCCAATTCAATTATCTGAACTCGGTCGTGACTTTCTCGAAAAGTGCCTAAGACGGGAACCAAGCCAGAGGTGGAGCTGTGATCGGCTGCTGGAGCATCCGTTCATAATCTCTGCATCATCGTCCAATAATTCAGCTCTTGAATCCTCTCCCCGGGGTGCACTGGACTGGGTTGACTCTGAATTCGAAGAGGACGACGACATTGAAACATCATCCACACTTTCAAATTCCATCGACGATGATCAATTAAGGGGCAGGATTGGAAAATTGACTACGAGTAGAGGGTCAATCTGGGAATCCAACGGGGGCTGGATTGTCGTGAGAGGCAACGATGCCGGTGGAGTTACGGAAGAAGATGGGACAAGTACGGAATATGCGGATTCGGTAAAGATAAgtgaagaaaacagagaaaggaCACGCTGGGAATTTACGAATTATGGCGGCAGTGAGCAGCAATGCCGACACGTGGCGTGTCCCACTCTGGGTGGGCTTCATCGGCATGGGTCGAAAAAGTGGGGGTTAATAGCGGTGGAGGGGCGAGTAATATTGTTgtataattatttaaaattatttaaataccgattattattattatccatTTATTTCCATCCATCTAAATTCCTTGGctttaataattatattatattccTGGTCCGAAATTTCAATTTGTGCAAATGA
- the LOC119983414 gene encoding probable protein phosphatase 2C 25 produces MPIVVPNSPVFSPPSPSLFCNKIETLALTLTHLKSAQSPSSSSSPSSPCSPLRVRLQKPLVGISSSSLASNSLSGSRLGSGSPQALLKRKRPARLDIPVVANGFGAPETLAADGRGFEEVEMEREGYGYSVYCKRGRRAVMEDRFSATVSLQGDSKQALFGIFDGHGGAKAAQFAAQNLDKNILREVSKMEERGIEDAVKCGYLNTDSEFLKEDVHGGSCCVTALIRKGNLVVSNAGDCRAVISNQGIAEALTSDHRPSREDEKDRVVSKGAYVDMIHGVWRIQGSLAVSRGIGDRNLKQWVIAEPETKICSIKPEHELLILASDGLWDKVSNQEAVDVARPFCLGIHNPEPLSACKRLADLAVSRGSYDDISIMLIQLQHFI; encoded by the exons ATGCCTATTGTGGTACCAAATTCTCCGGTGTTTTCTCCTCCGTCGCCGTCTCTCTTCTGCAACAAAATCGAAACCCTAGCATTAACCCTGACGCATCTCAAATCCGCGCAATctccgtcttcttcttcttcaccttcgtCTCCATGCTCGCCGCTTCGGGTGCGGCTCCAGAAGCCGCTGGTTGGGATATCGTCTTCTTCTTTGGCTTCGAATTCGCTATCCGGTTCCCGATTGGGTTCGGGGTCGCCTCAGGCGTTGTTGAAGAGGAAGAGACCGGCGAGGTTGGATATACCGGTGGTGGCTAATGGATTTGGAGCTCCGGAGACTCTGGCGGCGGATGGAAGGGGATTCGAGGaggtggagatggagagagaaGGATACGGGTATTCCGTGTATTGCAAGAGAGGGAGGAGAGCGGTCATGGAGGATCGGTTCTCTGCCACTGTTAGTCTTCAAGGAGATTCCAAACAG GCTTTATTTGGTATCTTTGATGGGCATGGAGGTGCAAAAGCTGCACAATTTGCAGCACAAAACTTAGATAAGAACATATTGAGGGAAGTTTCAAAGATGGAAGAAAGAGGGATAGAGGATGCAGTCAAATGTGGATACTTAAACACAGATTCTGAGTTTCTAAAGGAAGATGTTCATGGTGGCTCGTGCTGTGTGACAGCTTTGATTAGGAAAGGAAATCTAGTTGTATCCAATGCCGGTGATTGTCGTGCTGTGATCAGCAACCAAGGCATAGCAGAGGCCCTCACATCTGATCACCGGCCATCCAGGGAAGATGAAAAGGATAGAGTTGTGAGCAAG GGGGCTTATGTTGATATGATCCATGGTGTTTGGAGAATTCAGGGGTCCTTGGCTGTATCAAGGGGCATTGGGGATCGGAACCTTAAACAGTGGGTCATAGCTGAGCCAGAGACGAAAATCTGTAGCATCAAACCTGAACATGAGCTCTTAATCTTAGCTTCAGATGGTTTATGGGATAAG gTTAGCAATCAGGAAGCAGTAGATGTAGCACGCCCCTTTTGCTTGGGAATTCACAACCCTGAACCATTGTCAGCTTGTAAAAGGCTTGCCGATCTTGCTGTGTCACGAGGTTCTTATGATGATATTAGCATAATGCTGATTCAGTTGCAGCATTTCATTTGA